The Muribaculum intestinale genome includes the window GCACAAAAACATAAAGTTGTGAGAGGGAAATATAAAGCCTATTTATGTTTACACTTTATGTTTTAACACAATTTGCATCGCCTATGTTTACATAGACCGCAGACATACAGCAGTTTATCAAAACTTTTATCTTTTTGAAAACCAAATTGATGCCCAAGAGTTATGCTTTCGTTAAAAGAATTTCATAACAAGCCCTAACCCCCAATGTTTATGACAAATATCAACACAATCGTTGAGGCGGCATTCGTAAGGCATATCATCAATGATGAACTTGACGAAATCAAAGAGGCTTTTGAGTCCTTTGCCTCTCATCTGATAAACTTCATCCACGAGCCTGTTCACTGGGTCGAGAAGCATCACTGTCTTGTAAGGCTGAATGCCATATTCCATGTGCATACGCTTAAAGTCAAGAGTGACATCTCACATACCTACTTGTCTCTTGCCCTCTCACTGATAAAGACAATGAAGGAGCTGCTGATTGAGACTCAGAAAGCAAGCGCGGATACGATAAGATCCTTTCGTTCCGGATTCTCCACTGGTGATGACACCGAAATCAGATGGACAGGAGGTAACGGAAATCTATATGAGTTGCTGAACGCTCTCCAGATAAGGAAGTGTTTCAACAACGGAAATATAGATACCAATGTACTCGTTCCTTATATAGCCTCAGTATTCAATGTTGACATCAATGTCGATGGATGCTATGAATCCAAGCGTACCATGAAGCAGCGCAAAGGTAAAGGCGACAGAAAATATAACCGTAGAAATATGCTTGACAGTCGTTCCTATTTCTGCGATGACCTCAGCGATTGTCTCAACGACAATCTTGTCGCTCAGGAAAAATCAGACGGAAGAGCTGCCAGAAAAAGTACTGTTGTCTGAAATGCCGTGACATACAATATACAGCGACAGCCGACACCCTTTCGCAAGGATGCCGGCTGTCTTTTCATTTACCCCCTCTGCGTTCAAGCAGTGCCTGAACATCGCCAAGGCGATAGTGGATTTTGCGTCCTACCTTCACAGGGACGAGTACACCAGCCTTGGCCCAATTATGTAAT containing:
- a CDS encoding RteC domain-containing protein → MTNINTIVEAAFVRHIINDELDEIKEAFESFASHLINFIHEPVHWVEKHHCLVRLNAIFHVHTLKVKSDISHTYLSLALSLIKTMKELLIETQKASADTIRSFRSGFSTGDDTEIRWTGGNGNLYELLNALQIRKCFNNGNIDTNVLVPYIASVFNVDINVDGCYESKRTMKQRKGKGDRKYNRRNMLDSRSYFCDDLSDCLNDNLVAQEKSDGRAARKSTVV